The proteins below come from a single Elstera cyanobacteriorum genomic window:
- a CDS encoding acetyl-CoA C-acyltransferase, translating to MTADPIVIAAAVRTPLGRFLGDLAPLSAHALGAHVIRAALERAGLAPEKLSEGFIGNVLSAGQGQAPARQALRGAGIPDAVGATTINKVCGSGMKAVMLAHDLLRAEAGEIILAGGMESMSNAPYLLQKARAGYRSGHDRIFDHMALDGLEDAYEPGRPMGDFGEAAAEQYGFTRADQDAFAIETLTRARAAINSKAFAAEIAPISVPAKGGALLIENDEHALKVQPERIPGLKPAFRANGTITAASASANADGAAALIVTRRSVADRDGLPVLAEIKGHATHSHAPAWYTTAPIPAIRKLLAKTGWSATEVDLFEINEAFAVVAMAAAKDIGIPREKLNVNGGACALGHPIGASGARILVTLLHALKARGLRKGIAALCIGGGEATAMAVELV from the coding sequence ATGACCGCCGATCCCATCGTGATTGCCGCCGCCGTCCGCACGCCGCTGGGGCGGTTTCTGGGCGACCTCGCCCCCCTGTCCGCCCATGCCTTAGGCGCCCATGTGATCCGCGCGGCGCTGGAGCGGGCGGGCCTCGCGCCGGAAAAACTCAGCGAAGGGTTCATCGGCAATGTGCTGTCTGCCGGGCAAGGCCAAGCCCCCGCGCGGCAAGCACTGCGCGGCGCGGGCATTCCCGATGCGGTGGGCGCGACGACGATCAACAAGGTCTGCGGGTCGGGCATGAAGGCGGTGATGCTGGCCCATGATCTCCTAAGGGCCGAGGCGGGGGAGATCATTCTGGCGGGCGGGATGGAGAGCATGTCGAACGCCCCCTACCTGCTGCAAAAGGCCCGCGCCGGGTATCGGTCCGGTCACGACCGTATCTTCGATCATATGGCGCTCGATGGGCTGGAAGACGCCTATGAACCGGGCCGCCCAATGGGCGATTTCGGCGAGGCTGCCGCCGAACAATATGGCTTCACCCGCGCCGATCAAGATGCTTTCGCGATTGAAACCTTGACCCGCGCCCGCGCCGCCATCAATAGCAAGGCGTTCGCCGCCGAAATCGCGCCGATTTCCGTTCCGGCCAAGGGCGGCGCACTCCTGATCGAGAACGATGAACACGCCCTGAAAGTTCAGCCGGAGCGTATCCCCGGTCTGAAACCCGCCTTCCGCGCCAATGGCACGATCACCGCCGCCAGCGCCTCCGCCAATGCCGATGGCGCCGCCGCGCTAATCGTGACCCGCCGCTCGGTCGCCGACCGGGACGGGCTGCCGGTCTTGGCCGAAATCAAGGGCCACGCCACCCATTCGCACGCCCCGGCCTGGTACACCACCGCCCCGATCCCGGCGATTAGGAAGTTGCTCGCAAAGACCGGCTGGTCGGCAACCGAGGTCGATCTCTTTGAAATCAACGAGGCCTTCGCCGTGGTGGCGATGGCCGCCGCCAAAGACATTGGCATCCCGCGCGAGAAACTGAACGTCAACGGCGGCGCCTGCGCCCTCGGGCATCCCATCGGCGCTTCTGGTGCGCGCATCCTGGTGACGCTGCTGCACGCCCTAAAAGCGCGGGGCCTGCGCAAAGGCATCGCCGCCCTGTGCATCGGCGGCGGGGAAGCCACGGCGATGGCGGTCGAACTCGTCTAG
- a CDS encoding peptide deformylase encodes MAVRDLIFYPNPKLRQATAPVTVFDESLATLAADLLDTLRDQQGLGITAPHIGVLSRITVIELSAEDGPRTYVNPDIIWSSDETRQQDEGSLSMPGVIDALDRPARVRVRYQTITGDTREEAAEGLLATCLQHEIDQLDGLFWIFRLSALKRERIVKRYEKLKRRAAP; translated from the coding sequence GTGGCCGTGCGCGATCTGATTTTCTATCCGAACCCCAAGCTGCGGCAAGCGACCGCGCCCGTCACGGTCTTCGACGAAAGCCTTGCCACCCTCGCAGCCGATCTGCTCGACACCTTGCGCGACCAGCAGGGCCTGGGCATCACCGCGCCGCATATTGGGGTTCTTAGCCGCATCACGGTGATCGAACTTTCGGCGGAAGACGGGCCGCGCACCTATGTGAACCCGGACATCATCTGGTCGTCGGACGAAACCCGCCAGCAGGACGAAGGCAGCCTATCGATGCCCGGCGTGATCGACGCGCTGGACCGCCCGGCCCGTGTGCGGGTGCGCTATCAGACGATCACCGGCGACACCCGGGAGGAGGCGGCGGAGGGGCTGCTCGCCACCTGCCTTCAGCATGAAATCGATCAACTCGACGGTCTTTTCTGGATTTTCCGCTTGTCGGCGCTGAAGCGCGAGCGGATCGTGAAACGCTATGAGAAACTGAAACGCCGAGCCGCACCATGA
- a CDS encoding PepSY domain-containing protein, which translates to MIGRLLVTGVLLSGGAWAGGPHCHAPVAEWQPREVLHQRLTQEGYRVSRIKVDDGCYEVKAFDPQGRKIEAKYDPKSLAPLAIEAD; encoded by the coding sequence ATGATCGGGCGTCTTCTTGTGACGGGGGTTCTGCTGAGCGGCGGCGCCTGGGCGGGCGGCCCCCACTGCCACGCGCCCGTCGCCGAATGGCAACCGCGCGAGGTGCTGCACCAAAGGCTGACCCAGGAGGGCTATCGCGTCAGCCGCATCAAGGTCGATGACGGCTGCTACGAGGTGAAGGCCTTCGACCCACAGGGCCGCAAGATCGAAGCAAAATATGATCCCAAAAGCCTGGCACCATTGGCCATCGAAGCTGATTGA
- a CDS encoding toxin-activating lysine-acyltransferase → MPTTSQAPQTAQQTVAGTMGEICWLMSQSPAHKHLFLADLDWFVAPALLLGTYRIFRDPQKPIGVALWGKVSPEVRDRLNGGILRLHPAEWNSGEIVGLIDLVAPFGHTEAMIADLKSVVPGIEVGE, encoded by the coding sequence ATGCCGACCACCTCCCAGGCCCCGCAGACCGCGCAACAGACCGTTGCGGGGACGATGGGGGAGATTTGCTGGCTGATGTCGCAATCGCCCGCCCATAAGCATCTCTTCCTGGCGGACCTCGATTGGTTCGTGGCCCCGGCCTTGCTGCTGGGCACCTACCGCATCTTCCGCGATCCGCAGAAACCGATTGGTGTGGCGCTGTGGGGGAAGGTCTCGCCGGAGGTGCGGGACCGGCTGAACGGCGGCATCCTGCGCCTGCACCCGGCGGAGTGGAACAGCGGCGAGATCGTCGGGCTGATCGACCTGGTGGCGCCGTTTGGGCATACGGAGGCGATGATTGCCGACCTCAAGAGCGTCGTGCCCGGGATTGAGGTTGGAGAATAA
- a CDS encoding AtzH-like domain-containing protein, translating into MSLTAAETEVRALFEAYEDALMRNDVAAMDAAFWDSPEVVRYGVAEVQYGIDAVKRWRAEATPVLPGRAREETRVTALSPDCVLVATLFRYPGLPGQLGRQSQTWARLPEGWRIVHAHVSSIPEVPISK; encoded by the coding sequence ATGAGCCTGACCGCCGCTGAAACCGAGGTCCGCGCCCTCTTCGAAGCCTATGAAGACGCGCTGATGCGCAACGATGTGGCGGCGATGGATGCCGCCTTCTGGGACTCGCCGGAGGTCGTGCGCTACGGTGTTGCTGAGGTTCAATATGGGATCGACGCCGTGAAGCGCTGGCGGGCGGAGGCGACGCCGGTTCTGCCTGGGCGCGCGCGGGAGGAGACGCGCGTCACGGCGCTATCGCCGGACTGTGTGTTGGTCGCAACCCTCTTCCGTTATCCCGGTCTGCCGGGGCAGTTGGGGCGGCAAAGTCAGACCTGGGCACGGTTGCCCGAGGGTTGGCGCATCGTTCACGCCCACGTCAGTAGCATTCCAGAAGTGCCGATTTCCAAGTAA
- a CDS encoding RidA family protein, translated as MPRDAIFPADPNRQALYTQHRYSAAIRSGDLLFVSGQVGSRADGSPEPEFARQVERAFDNLTAVLAAAGCSFADVVDVTTFHTDPAQQFDTIMAVREKFIGAPPYPNWTAVGVTWLAGFDFEIKVIARIP; from the coding sequence ATGCCGCGCGACGCCATTTTTCCGGCCGATCCCAACCGCCAAGCGCTCTATACCCAGCACCGCTATTCGGCGGCGATCCGGTCCGGCGATCTTCTGTTCGTTTCGGGCCAAGTCGGCAGCCGCGCCGATGGGTCGCCGGAGCCGGAGTTCGCCCGGCAGGTGGAACGGGCCTTCGATAATCTCACAGCCGTGCTGGCCGCCGCCGGGTGCAGCTTTGCGGATGTGGTCGATGTAACGACCTTCCACACCGATCCGGCCCAGCAGTTCGATACCATCATGGCCGTGCGCGAAAAATTCATCGGGGCACCGCCCTATCCCAATTGGACGGCGGTGGGCGTAACTTGGCTCGCGGGCTTCGATTTCGAAATCAAGGTCATCGCCCGCATCCCCTGA
- a CDS encoding response regulator transcription factor produces the protein MRILLVEDERSIGGAVRDQLNADGQAVDWAESLVAAGEFLAVTDYDLLLLDLVLPDGQGSDLLKRLRAVGSVLPVIILTARDRISDRIAGLNAGADDYLVKPFDLNELSARIAAVARRAAGKPNPETRLGAVTLDPAARRASRDGQPVTLTAREWALLDALLRRPGAILSKPQLEESLYAFGDEVESNAVEAHVSRLRKKLGHEIVETARGLGYRLGAGA, from the coding sequence ATGCGGATATTATTGGTGGAGGACGAGCGCAGCATCGGCGGTGCCGTGCGCGATCAGTTGAACGCCGATGGGCAGGCGGTGGATTGGGCGGAAAGCCTTGTGGCGGCAGGGGAGTTTCTGGCCGTGACCGACTATGACCTGCTGCTGCTCGACCTTGTGTTGCCCGATGGGCAGGGCAGCGATCTGCTGAAGCGACTGCGGGCGGTGGGATCGGTGCTGCCGGTCATCATTCTGACGGCGCGCGACCGCATTTCCGACCGGATCGCCGGGCTGAACGCCGGGGCCGATGATTATCTGGTGAAGCCTTTCGACCTGAACGAACTCTCCGCCCGCATTGCTGCGGTCGCGCGCCGGGCGGCGGGGAAGCCCAATCCCGAAACCCGGCTGGGCGCTGTCACGCTCGATCCTGCCGCCCGGCGGGCCAGCCGCGATGGCCAGCCGGTCACCCTGACCGCGCGGGAATGGGCCTTGCTCGATGCGCTGCTGCGCCGCCCAGGGGCGATCCTGTCGAAACCGCAACTCGAAGAAAGCCTCTATGCCTTCGGGGACGAGGTGGAGAGCAACGCCGTCGAAGCCCACGTCAGCCGCCTGCGCAAGAAGCTGGGGCATGAGATCGTCGAGACTGCGCGCGGCCTGGGCTATCGCTTGGGGGCCGGGGCATGA
- a CDS encoding glutathione S-transferase family protein — MSIKLYHCLSARSFRPLWMLEELRLAYELIVLPFPPRALQRSYLDVNPLGTIPLFEDGPVRMTESAAICQYLADKAAPTPLRIGPEEAEYGAYLNFLHFGEATLTFPQTLVLRYGRFEPDARKLPEVADAYAKWFLGRLRTLEPHLAAREYLVASRFTAADVSVGYALMLAELIGLDAHFLPAVAAYWQRLKARPAYGRALAAQITAAEAQGVSPVPAPQAVPA, encoded by the coding sequence ATGTCGATCAAACTCTATCACTGCCTCAGTGCCCGCTCCTTCCGGCCCCTGTGGATGCTGGAAGAACTGCGGCTGGCTTACGAGTTGATCGTCCTGCCCTTCCCGCCGCGCGCTTTGCAGCGCTCTTACCTTGACGTCAACCCGCTCGGCACCATTCCGCTGTTCGAAGACGGGCCGGTACGCATGACCGAATCGGCGGCGATCTGCCAATATCTCGCCGATAAGGCCGCGCCCACGCCCCTACGCATCGGACCGGAGGAGGCGGAGTATGGCGCCTATCTCAACTTCCTGCACTTCGGCGAGGCAACGCTGACCTTCCCGCAAACCCTGGTGCTGCGCTATGGCCGCTTCGAGCCGGACGCGCGCAAATTGCCGGAAGTGGCCGACGCCTATGCGAAATGGTTCCTGGGGCGGTTGCGGACGCTGGAGCCGCATCTGGCGGCGCGGGAGTATCTCGTCGCGAGCCGTTTCACCGCCGCCGATGTATCGGTCGGCTATGCCCTGATGCTGGCGGAATTGATTGGCCTTGATGCTCACTTCCTGCCCGCCGTTGCGGCCTATTGGCAGCGATTGAAGGCCCGGCCCGCTTATGGCCGCGCTCTGGCCGCCCAAATCACAGCCGCAGAGGCGCAGGGGGTTTCGCCGGTTCCCGCCCCGCAAGCCGTTCCGGCTTAG
- a CDS encoding TetR/AcrR family transcriptional regulator, with translation MAGNRRLAQMAETRAKLIAAARRAFAEKGYAGASMDDLTAEVGLTRGALYHNFGDKRGLLAAVVAEIDGEMAAEARAAAATVAMAWDRLLAEGVAYIEMALRPEVQRIVLLDGPAVLGDPSQWPSQDSCLRATVAALTMLQAQGIVRAVDAEAAARLVNGAALNAALWVAASDDPAQVLPKAVEAFTCLVEGLLASP, from the coding sequence ATGGCAGGGAACCGGCGTCTGGCGCAAATGGCGGAAACCCGCGCCAAGCTGATCGCGGCGGCGCGCAGGGCTTTTGCGGAGAAAGGCTATGCGGGCGCTTCGATGGACGATTTGACCGCCGAGGTCGGGTTAACGCGCGGCGCGCTCTATCACAATTTCGGCGATAAGCGCGGGCTGCTGGCGGCGGTCGTGGCGGAGATTGATGGGGAAATGGCCGCGGAGGCGCGCGCTGCGGCCGCGACCGTCGCGATGGCCTGGGATCGGTTGCTGGCGGAAGGCGTCGCCTATATCGAAATGGCCCTGCGACCGGAGGTGCAGCGGATCGTGCTGCTCGATGGTCCGGCGGTCCTCGGCGATCCGTCGCAATGGCCTAGCCAAGATAGCTGCCTACGGGCGACCGTAGCGGCGCTGACAATGCTTCAGGCGCAGGGGATCGTACGAGCGGTGGATGCAGAGGCGGCAGCCCGGCTGGTGAACGGCGCCGCGCTCAATGCAGCGCTCTGGGTCGCCGCCAGCGATGACCCGGCCCAGGTGCTGCCGAAAGCGGTGGAGGCCTTTACCTGCCTTGTGGAAGGGCTACTGGCCTCCCCATAG
- a CDS encoding ASCH domain-containing protein yields MSLPPEYATAHQFQFGDSPELADDLLARVLSGQKTATCGALRDIEAGEPMPQVGRRDVVLDGQGRPACAIETTDVTIRRFCDVDDAFAVAEGEGPYEAWRDGHIRFFERNGGFHPDMELVCERFRLVHIFERKL; encoded by the coding sequence ATGAGCCTGCCGCCGGAGTATGCGACCGCCCATCAATTCCAATTCGGCGACTCGCCCGAATTGGCGGATGACCTGCTTGCCCGCGTTCTCAGTGGTCAGAAAACCGCCACCTGCGGCGCCTTGCGTGATATTGAGGCGGGCGAGCCGATGCCGCAGGTCGGGCGGCGCGATGTGGTGCTGGACGGCCAAGGCCGGCCCGCCTGCGCTATCGAAACCACCGATGTCACCATCCGCCGCTTCTGCGATGTCGATGATGCTTTTGCCGTGGCGGAAGGTGAAGGGCCGTATGAAGCGTGGCGTGACGGGCATATCCGCTTTTTCGAGCGCAATGGCGGTTTCCATCCAGACATGGAACTGGTCTGCGAGCGCTTCCGGCTGGTGCATATTTTCGAACGGAAGCTCTAG
- a CDS encoding TetR/AcrR family transcriptional regulator: MRVSKAQAEANRARIIETAGRLFREKGFDGIGVADLMKEAGLTHGGFYGHFASKEDLAAAATAQAFAEMRAYLEKTVARYPEDAFERVVRAYLSETHRAAPGRGCVAAALGPEAGRHAPPVQAAMTAGIEALLALLARIAPGETEAAREAKALSALTEMLGAMVLARSVGDPGLAAKILRAAEARILGG; this comes from the coding sequence ATGCGGGTCAGCAAGGCACAGGCAGAGGCCAATCGGGCGCGGATCATCGAAACCGCCGGGCGCTTGTTCCGGGAAAAGGGGTTCGATGGTATCGGTGTTGCTGATTTGATGAAGGAAGCCGGGCTAACGCACGGCGGCTTTTACGGTCATTTCGCGTCGAAGGAAGATCTGGCGGCCGCCGCCACGGCCCAGGCGTTTGCCGAAATGCGTGCCTATCTGGAAAAAACCGTTGCCCGGTATCCCGAGGATGCGTTCGAGCGGGTTGTGCGCGCCTATCTGTCGGAAACGCACCGGGCCGCGCCGGGCCGGGGCTGCGTTGCGGCGGCTTTGGGGCCAGAGGCCGGGCGCCATGCCCCGCCAGTGCAAGCGGCGATGACGGCGGGGATCGAAGCGCTTTTGGCCTTGCTCGCCCGCATTGCACCGGGGGAGACCGAGGCGGCGCGGGAGGCTAAGGCGCTGTCCGCCCTCACGGAGATGCTCGGGGCGATGGTGCTCGCCCGGTCGGTCGGCGATCCGGGGCTGGCGGCAAAAATCCTGAGGGCCGCCGAGGCGCGGATTTTGGGCGGCTAG
- a CDS encoding ATP-binding protein has protein sequence MTGPYSLQRRLSLLLTLLVLALWGIATLAGAVIVRHELDEVFDSALQELAQRLLPLAVETLYRDDPTDGPRHIAALAGHEEYLTYLVRDADGHILIRSHDADPSAFPGRPTPGFRSFRDVRLYTEAGVSGTVFVEVAEPLGHRREAAWEASLGLLAPILLLAPLSLLAVWGGVRRGLVPVTLLRRQIERRGDADLTPIAGLRLPSEIAPVAGAVNRLMARLDRALAAERSFAANSAHELRTPLAGALAQTQRLIAEAPEGPLRDRAVAVAASLNRLSHLSEKLLQLARAESGLFPPGPPTDLAPLVPMILDDLIRAAEGRLLIDPAAPLIATIDPDAFALLLRNLVENALKHSPRGTRVIVRVLAEAVHIRNQGPVVDFDRLRARFARGTTRASGSGLGLAIVDALAAATGAAVAFRSPAPGAVDGVEVVLTPPA, from the coding sequence ATGACCGGACCCTATAGTCTGCAACGGCGGCTCAGCCTGTTATTAACGCTGTTGGTGCTCGCGCTCTGGGGCATTGCGACGCTGGCGGGGGCCGTGATCGTTCGGCACGAGTTGGACGAGGTATTCGACAGCGCGTTGCAGGAACTGGCGCAACGCCTGCTGCCGTTGGCCGTTGAAACCCTTTACCGCGATGATCCCACCGATGGGCCGCGCCATATTGCGGCGCTGGCAGGGCACGAAGAGTATCTGACCTATCTGGTGCGCGATGCTGATGGGCATATCCTCATCCGCTCCCATGATGCCGACCCCTCGGCCTTTCCTGGGCGACCGACGCCAGGGTTTCGCAGTTTTCGCGATGTGCGGCTCTACACCGAAGCGGGGGTAAGCGGCACGGTCTTTGTCGAGGTGGCAGAACCGCTAGGGCACCGCCGGGAAGCAGCCTGGGAAGCCAGCCTCGGCTTGCTCGCGCCGATTTTGCTGTTGGCGCCGCTTAGCCTGCTGGCGGTCTGGGGCGGCGTTCGGCGCGGTTTGGTACCAGTCACGCTGCTGCGGCGACAGATCGAGCGGCGCGGCGATGCCGACTTAACGCCGATTGCCGGGCTGCGGCTACCATCGGAAATTGCCCCGGTGGCTGGGGCCGTCAATCGGCTGATGGCGCGGCTCGACCGTGCTTTGGCGGCCGAGCGCAGTTTCGCCGCGAACAGCGCCCATGAATTGCGCACGCCGCTGGCGGGGGCCTTGGCGCAGACCCAGCGCCTGATCGCCGAAGCACCAGAGGGGCCATTGCGCGACCGGGCGGTGGCGGTGGCGGCGTCGCTCAACCGCCTGTCGCATCTCTCCGAAAAACTGCTGCAACTCGCCCGCGCTGAATCCGGCCTGTTTCCCCCCGGCCCGCCGACCGATCTGGCGCCGCTGGTGCCGATGATCCTGGACGATCTGATCCGGGCGGCAGAAGGGCGCTTGCTGATCGATCCGGCGGCGCCGCTCATCGCCACCATCGACCCGGATGCCTTTGCGCTGCTGCTGCGCAACTTGGTGGAAAACGCCCTAAAGCATAGCCCTCGCGGGACGCGGGTGATCGTTCGGGTGCTGGCGGAGGCGGTTCACATCCGCAATCAAGGCCCGGTTGTGGATTTCGACCGGCTGCGTGCCCGCTTTGCGCGCGGGACTACCCGGGCGTCCGGCAGTGGTTTGGGCCTTGCCATTGTCGATGCGCTGGCCGCCGCGACCGGGGCCGCCGTAGCCTTCCGCTCACCGGCCCCGGGGGCGGTGGATGGTGTCGAGGTCGTCTTAACGCCGCCCGCGTGA
- the atzF gene encoding allophanate hydrolase: protein MATLADYLSQARASGSAEAGVRAAYERIRAWNDPALFITLRPEEEALAAARALAGKTDLPLFGVPFVVKDNIDVAGLPTTAACPDFAYTPTVSAFAVARLEAAGAIVVGKSNLDQFATGLVGVRSPYGVPRNSLRADLVPGGSSSGSATSVGAGLVPFALGTDTAGSGRVPAALNGIVGLKPTLGTVSGTGMVPACRTLDTISVFALTADDAWTVYSVMAGYDAADAYARRLPPGTPTSVPPGLRVGVPMRHSREFFGDAAAEAAFAADCAALTGLGATLIEIDLDPFFAVARLLYEGPWVAERYAAIRALIETTPEVLHPVTRGIIENARKFDAPQVFEALYKLAALKRATLPVWDTIDLMMVPTMPRPYTVAQVQADPVRLNSNLGTYTNFVNLLDLSALAVPSSLRGDGLPASVTLIGPAGGDAGLLSLGRLIQARSRLPLGATGQALPPLAVLPPTAAGIEVAVVGAHLSGMPLNHQLTDLGGKLLRAVTTTPDYRLFRLPGDGPAKPGLLRAVGGVTVAVEVWSLPSEALGAFAAQIPAPLGLGRVKLADGTAPLGFLVEAVAVEGADDISRFGGWRAYLASLT, encoded by the coding sequence ATGGCAACGCTGGCGGACTATCTTTCCCAGGCCAGGGCAAGCGGATCGGCGGAAGCGGGCGTTCGGGCCGCCTATGAGCGTATCCGCGCCTGGAACGATCCGGCGCTGTTCATCACCCTGCGACCGGAGGAAGAGGCGCTGGCCGCCGCCCGCGCCCTGGCCGGAAAGACCGATCTGCCGCTGTTCGGCGTGCCCTTCGTGGTGAAGGATAATATCGACGTCGCGGGCCTGCCGACGACAGCGGCCTGCCCCGATTTCGCGTATACGCCGACGGTTTCGGCCTTTGCCGTGGCGCGGCTGGAGGCGGCGGGGGCGATTGTCGTTGGCAAGAGCAACCTTGATCAATTCGCGACCGGCCTCGTCGGCGTCCGCTCCCCCTATGGGGTGCCGCGCAATAGCCTGCGGGCCGATTTGGTGCCGGGCGGCTCCTCCTCCGGCTCGGCCACCTCGGTCGGGGCGGGGCTGGTGCCGTTTGCGCTGGGGACCGATACGGCGGGATCGGGCCGGGTGCCTGCCGCCCTTAATGGTATCGTCGGGCTGAAACCGACGCTTGGCACAGTGTCCGGCACGGGCATGGTTCCGGCGTGCCGAACGCTCGATACAATCTCTGTTTTCGCCCTCACCGCCGACGATGCTTGGACGGTCTATTCGGTCATGGCGGGCTATGATGCGGCGGATGCTTATGCGCGCCGCCTGCCGCCGGGGACGCCTACCTCGGTCCCCCCTGGGCTGCGGGTCGGTGTGCCGATGCGCCATAGTCGGGAATTCTTCGGCGATGCGGCAGCGGAAGCGGCCTTCGCCGCCGATTGCGCCGCGCTGACCGGCTTGGGCGCGACCTTGATCGAGATCGACCTTGACCCGTTTTTCGCCGTCGCTCGGCTGCTCTACGAAGGGCCGTGGGTGGCCGAACGCTATGCCGCGATTCGCGCGCTGATCGAAACGACGCCGGAGGTACTGCACCCGGTCACGCGCGGGATTATCGAGAATGCCCGCAAGTTCGACGCACCGCAGGTGTTCGAAGCGCTCTACAAACTCGCCGCGTTGAAGCGCGCGACCCTGCCAGTTTGGGACACCATCGACCTAATGATGGTGCCGACGATGCCGCGTCCCTATACGGTGGCGCAGGTGCAGGCCGATCCGGTACGCCTCAACTCCAACCTCGGCACCTATACGAATTTCGTCAATTTGCTCGATCTCTCGGCGCTCGCCGTGCCCTCGTCCCTACGCGGCGACGGCTTGCCCGCCAGTGTGACGCTGATCGGTCCGGCGGGGGGCGATGCCGGGCTGCTATCGCTCGGGCGGCTGATCCAGGCGCGGTCCCGCCTGCCCCTGGGGGCAACGGGGCAAGCGCTGCCGCCACTGGCCGTGCTGCCGCCTACGGCTGCGGGGATCGAGGTTGCCGTTGTCGGGGCGCATCTGTCCGGCATGCCGCTTAATCATCAATTGACCGATCTCGGCGGAAAATTGCTGCGGGCGGTGACGACAACGCCGGACTATCGTCTGTTCCGTCTGCCCGGCGACGGCCCAGCGAAACCCGGTCTGTTACGGGCGGTGGGCGGTGTTACTGTGGCGGTGGAAGTCTGGTCGCTGCCGTCCGAAGCCCTGGGCGCCTTTGCCGCGCAGATCCCGGCACCCCTGGGGTTGGGGCGGGTAAAACTGGCCGATGGAACGGCGCCGCTAGGGTTTCTCGTCGAAGCTGTGGCCGTTGAAGGGGCAGACGATATCTCCCGCTTTGGCGGCTGGCGGGCGTATTTGGCGAGTTTAACCTAA
- a CDS encoding GntR family transcriptional regulator — protein MPGPRPFARRGTRAEDLRQQLADEIVRGILAPGTPLDESDLAARFGVSRTPVREAIRLLAASGLVETRQHRSALVARPSDEQLAAMFMVMADLEALCAGYAAVAMTARERRDLENLHRSMAPLVREGDPQQFHEANVEFHAAIYAGSHNPYLAELTATTRLRLSPFRRAQFRTLGRLSRSYAEHEVVVDAILKGDQNGAATAMRGHIGTVEQAYLRYVGEEIAPAASAGAETA, from the coding sequence ATGCCCGGACCGCGCCCTTTCGCCCGACGCGGCACCCGCGCCGAAGATTTGCGCCAACAATTGGCGGATGAAATCGTGCGCGGCATCCTGGCACCCGGCACGCCGCTGGACGAATCCGACCTTGCCGCACGCTTCGGCGTTTCCCGCACCCCGGTGCGTGAGGCCATCCGCCTGCTGGCCGCGAGCGGGTTGGTCGAAACTCGCCAGCACCGCAGCGCCCTGGTCGCCCGCCCATCCGATGAGCAATTGGCCGCGATGTTTATGGTCATGGCTGATCTCGAAGCCCTGTGCGCCGGCTATGCCGCCGTCGCCATGACGGCGCGGGAGCGGCGCGATCTGGAAAATCTGCACCGGTCGATGGCGCCCTTGGTGCGCGAGGGCGACCCTCAGCAGTTCCATGAAGCCAATGTCGAGTTCCACGCCGCGATCTATGCCGGGAGCCATAATCCCTATTTGGCGGAACTGACGGCGACGACGCGCCTGCGCCTCTCCCCCTTCCGCCGCGCCCAGTTCCGCACTTTGGGCCGCCTCTCGCGCTCCTACGCCGAGCACGAGGTGGTGGTGGATGCGATCCTGAAAGGCGATCAGAACGGCGCGGCGACCGCTATGCGCGGCCATATCGGCACAGTGGAGCAAGCCTATCTGCGCTATGTCGGCGAAGAAATCGCCCCCGCCGCCTCGGCGGGGGCTGAGACGGCTTAG